From the genome of Rickettsiales bacterium:
GGAATCGCGTTTAATCGTCAGCATAACATTTCACATTCAGGTTATCTGACTATGAATATCACAGAGTGATTAATTATGTGTTACTGGCGGCCGCAGAAGAATGCCGGAACGCCATCAGAACATGAAGGGTTTGGGCATGCGGAATGCAGGAATCAGCGGTGCACTGGCATCATGCAGGACATTGCGGTATAACATATTGTTAAGCTTACGATATTCCACCAGCTTGCCAAGTCCTGCCTGGCCTGTTTTGCCCGGAACCACATGCTCCAGTGCCAGCAACCTTCCGCCTTCGCGCAACTGGTCGCTGAAGCTTTGGGGAATGAACTCGACAGCGCCTTCCACAATAATCACGTCATACGGTGCGCGCACGGAAACACCTTCAACGAGCGGTGACTGTACGCATTCGATATTGCTGTAGGAAGCAAGTAAACCTTTGGCTTTGCCTGCAAGTTCAGCATCTTCTTCCAGTGCTACAACCTTTTGAGCCAGCTTGGAAAGCACAGCGGAGGAATAACCGGTGCCACAGGCGACATCCAGCACGGTCTCGTTCTTGCCGATCTGCGCGTATTTCAGGATGCGTGCAAATACGAGCGGTTCCATGAGGAAGCGGCCGTTGCCGATGGAGATATCCTCGTCCACATACGCTACCTGTTTGAAGATTTCCGGAACGAAAAGCTCACGCTCCACG
Proteins encoded in this window:
- a CDS encoding protein-L-isoaspartate O-methyltransferase is translated as MTISQQNNPRGHMITGQIMTGDVNVEEIIVALESVERELFVPEIFKQVAYVDEDISIGNGRFLMEPLVFARILKYAQIGKNETVLDVACGTGYSSAVLSKLAQKVVALEEDAELAGKAKGLLASYSNIECVQSPLVEGVSVRAPYDVIIVEGAVEFIPQSFSDQLREGGRLLALEHVVPGKTGQAGLGKLVEYRKLNNMLYRNVLHDASAPLIPAFRMPKPFMF